One Rubripirellula reticaptiva genomic region harbors:
- the purN gene encoding phosphoribosylglycinamide formyltransferase, whose amino-acid sequence MSEQAKPVSVAVFLSGGGRTLENLIVHRDQHALPIDLRLVISSSGKVRGVDVGRDAGIPTEVILKKDHPDSADYCRAMFDPVRKCGAEIVVMAGFLKHVLVPDDFTNRVINIHPSLLPAFGGPGMYGSRVHTAAINRGVQVSGCTVHYVDNHYDNGPIILQRWCAVKPGDTPDSLAAKVFDLECEALPAAIRIIASK is encoded by the coding sequence GTGAGCGAGCAAGCGAAGCCTGTTTCCGTTGCCGTCTTTCTAAGCGGTGGCGGTCGGACGCTGGAAAACTTGATCGTGCATCGTGATCAGCATGCGTTGCCAATCGACCTTCGGTTAGTGATCAGCAGCAGCGGCAAGGTGCGCGGGGTCGACGTGGGGCGTGACGCCGGTATTCCGACCGAAGTGATCTTGAAAAAAGATCATCCCGATTCCGCCGATTACTGTCGGGCGATGTTCGATCCTGTTCGCAAGTGCGGGGCGGAAATCGTTGTGATGGCGGGCTTTTTAAAGCACGTCTTGGTCCCGGACGACTTTACCAATCGCGTGATCAACATCCATCCCTCGTTGTTGCCCGCATTCGGTGGGCCGGGGATGTACGGCAGTCGCGTTCACACAGCGGCGATCAATCGAGGCGTCCAGGTCAGTGGATGTACGGTCCACTATGTGGACAACCACTACGACAACGGCCCTATCATTCTGCAGCGATGGTGTGCGGTCAAACCAGGCGATACACCAGATTCGCTGGCTGCAAAGGTGTTCGACTTAGAGTGCGAAGCTTTGCCGGCCGCCATTCGTATCATCGCAAGCAAGTAA
- the ileS gene encoding isoleucine--tRNA ligase, which translates to MPSPLRAPAGSPNFPSLEQDVLKFWDEHDIYAQSLAARADGPSFVFFEGPPTANGMPHPGHCLTRSIKDVFPRYKTMKGFRCNRKAGWDTHGLPVEVEVGKEMGVHSKEDIEAYGEEPFIQKCQQSVWRYMQQWQTLTRRLGFWVDLDEAYVTYHQSYVESVWWSLKNLFDRGLLYQGHKIVWWWAQGGTALSAGEVGQGYREVADPSVYVLFPLLSDSGEPTNRSLVVWTTTPWTLPSNMFAAVHPTDVQYSVVRDPETGNELVMATKLVDTIAGKLKRELEPVEQISGASLIGRRYQPPFDDYVKTTGNPIGKLAVGGDTESLYWRVVAAEFVTTESGSGIVHQAPAFGEVDHEVLVAEQKRFTEGSGPELLCAVGPDGKFTDEFPAMKGTWVKDADKPIIRLLKESGKLLMQEQYLHEYPFCWRASEDPLIQYPRRSWFVRTTKFRELMLKNNSKIGWQPEHIRDGRFGNFLESNVDWALSRERYWGTPLPIWVCEETGRGEAIDNYDELLAKPGMTGDDVWLAAKADNPELVDDLRVHKPYIDAVTYDSPFAAGARMKRVTEVIDCWYDSGAMPFAQWGWPHQNDEQFRDQFPADFISEALDQTRGWFYSQLAISTMLFGEGASINETESGVSPTPANSIAAMDDVDFPIPFRNCIVLGLMLGEDGKKMSKKDKNFREPNEIFDKYGADALRWFFFSKQTPWTAIQYKEQAIKDSIPEFLLRTWNTFSFLAIYAEIDGFDPTTAVGADDQLSPASLASAPTYRDASQRSEIDRWILSELNQTIRTVTEKMDALDNYNACKAITELVDGLSNWYVRRSRDRFWASDANSQDKADAYWTLYETLLELAKLVAPFVPFLSETLWQNLAAPFGDNARKSVHLCDYPVEMTDRIDEDLSASMTLLREIASLGRAARAEAKLKVRLPLSRVEVVLTSDERIAWLQNHDELVREELNVKEVHYTTEGDQYVQYTVVPNFKRLGPKVGKQIPAVKAALSKADGNEFLHQLSTAGFVSLELPGGEVRLDSDDIEVRLQARDGWAAAQGNQCVVVLNTEVTDELRREGVAKDLIRTIQSQRKEIACEYTDRIEVGIVTDEADVTAAVEEHGKLIAGETLADKLSIGEIEGVTPVDTESGKVYVRVVKA; encoded by the coding sequence ATGCCCAGCCCTCTTCGTGCCCCTGCCGGCAGCCCGAACTTCCCATCGCTCGAGCAAGACGTCCTGAAGTTCTGGGACGAGCATGACATTTACGCTCAATCGCTGGCCGCTCGTGCGGACGGGCCGTCGTTCGTCTTCTTTGAAGGACCGCCGACCGCCAATGGCATGCCGCACCCTGGGCACTGTTTGACGCGCAGCATCAAGGATGTTTTTCCTCGTTACAAAACGATGAAGGGATTCCGTTGCAATCGTAAAGCCGGTTGGGACACGCATGGCTTGCCCGTTGAAGTCGAAGTCGGCAAAGAAATGGGCGTCCATTCCAAAGAAGACATCGAAGCCTATGGCGAAGAACCGTTCATCCAAAAATGCCAACAAAGTGTTTGGCGTTACATGCAACAGTGGCAAACGTTGACTCGGCGACTGGGTTTCTGGGTCGATCTGGACGAAGCCTACGTCACCTATCACCAAAGCTATGTCGAAAGCGTTTGGTGGAGTCTGAAGAATCTGTTCGACCGAGGACTGCTGTACCAAGGTCACAAGATCGTGTGGTGGTGGGCCCAAGGCGGAACCGCTCTGTCGGCCGGCGAAGTCGGACAGGGCTACCGCGAAGTCGCCGACCCCAGCGTCTATGTTCTGTTCCCGCTGCTAAGCGATTCGGGCGAGCCGACCAACCGCTCGCTGGTGGTTTGGACGACCACCCCGTGGACGCTGCCCAGCAATATGTTCGCCGCGGTTCATCCGACCGACGTCCAGTACAGTGTCGTCCGTGACCCGGAAACCGGCAATGAGTTGGTGATGGCGACCAAGTTGGTTGACACGATCGCCGGAAAACTGAAACGAGAACTCGAACCGGTCGAACAAATCAGTGGCGCTTCGCTGATCGGTCGTCGTTATCAACCGCCCTTTGACGATTATGTCAAAACGACCGGCAATCCAATCGGCAAGCTTGCCGTGGGCGGCGATACCGAGTCGCTGTATTGGCGCGTGGTCGCGGCTGAATTTGTCACGACCGAATCTGGTTCGGGCATCGTCCACCAAGCGCCGGCGTTCGGCGAAGTTGACCACGAGGTTTTGGTCGCCGAACAGAAACGGTTCACCGAAGGCAGCGGTCCCGAACTGTTGTGTGCGGTTGGCCCGGACGGAAAATTCACGGACGAGTTTCCGGCGATGAAAGGCACGTGGGTCAAGGATGCGGACAAACCAATCATCCGGTTGCTGAAGGAATCTGGAAAGCTGCTGATGCAGGAGCAGTATCTGCACGAGTATCCGTTCTGCTGGCGCGCTAGCGAGGACCCTTTGATCCAGTATCCCCGTCGCAGTTGGTTCGTTCGAACCACCAAGTTTCGCGAACTGATGTTGAAGAACAATTCAAAGATCGGTTGGCAACCCGAACACATTCGTGATGGTCGGTTCGGAAATTTTTTGGAATCCAACGTCGACTGGGCCTTGTCGCGAGAACGCTACTGGGGCACGCCGCTGCCGATCTGGGTCTGCGAAGAAACCGGTCGTGGCGAAGCGATCGACAACTACGACGAACTGCTTGCCAAACCCGGGATGACTGGCGATGACGTTTGGTTGGCGGCCAAGGCCGACAACCCCGAATTGGTTGACGATCTGCGTGTTCACAAACCGTACATCGATGCGGTCACCTATGATTCGCCGTTCGCCGCCGGGGCTCGCATGAAACGGGTCACCGAAGTCATCGACTGTTGGTACGACAGCGGTGCGATGCCATTCGCCCAGTGGGGATGGCCACACCAGAACGACGAACAGTTCCGCGACCAATTCCCGGCTGACTTCATCAGCGAAGCACTCGACCAGACGCGTGGTTGGTTTTATAGCCAGTTGGCGATCAGCACGATGTTGTTCGGTGAAGGCGCGTCGATCAACGAAACGGAATCCGGCGTTTCGCCGACGCCGGCGAACTCGATTGCCGCGATGGACGATGTTGATTTCCCGATCCCGTTTCGCAACTGTATCGTCCTGGGGCTGATGCTTGGCGAAGACGGAAAAAAGATGTCCAAGAAGGACAAGAACTTCCGCGAGCCAAACGAGATTTTTGACAAGTACGGTGCCGACGCGCTTCGCTGGTTCTTCTTCAGCAAGCAAACCCCTTGGACCGCGATCCAGTACAAGGAACAGGCAATCAAGGACTCGATTCCCGAGTTCCTGTTGCGAACCTGGAACACGTTCAGCTTCCTAGCGATCTACGCCGAGATCGACGGATTCGATCCGACGACCGCGGTCGGTGCCGATGATCAACTTTCGCCAGCATCGCTGGCCAGTGCGCCGACGTATCGCGATGCATCGCAGCGCAGTGAGATCGATCGTTGGATTCTGTCGGAACTGAATCAAACGATCCGAACGGTGACCGAAAAAATGGACGCGCTCGATAACTACAACGCGTGCAAGGCGATTACCGAGTTGGTCGATGGACTCAGTAACTGGTACGTTCGCCGAAGCCGCGATCGGTTCTGGGCTTCGGATGCCAACTCGCAAGACAAAGCCGACGCGTATTGGACGTTGTACGAAACGCTATTGGAATTGGCCAAATTGGTCGCTCCGTTCGTGCCATTCCTGTCTGAAACGCTGTGGCAAAATTTGGCGGCACCGTTTGGCGACAATGCTCGCAAGAGCGTCCACTTATGCGACTATCCGGTCGAGATGACCGATCGTATCGACGAAGATCTGTCGGCGTCGATGACTCTGCTGCGCGAGATCGCGTCGCTTGGGCGTGCCGCGCGTGCCGAAGCAAAGCTGAAAGTTCGTTTGCCGTTGTCGCGAGTCGAAGTCGTGCTGACCAGCGATGAACGGATCGCTTGGTTGCAAAACCACGACGAACTGGTTCGCGAAGAATTGAACGTCAAAGAGGTCCACTACACGACCGAAGGCGACCAGTACGTTCAGTACACCGTGGTGCCAAACTTCAAGCGACTCGGTCCTAAAGTCGGCAAGCAAATTCCGGCTGTCAAAGCAGCTTTGTCAAAAGCGGACGGCAACGAGTTTCTGCATCAGCTTTCGACGGCCGGTTTCGTATCGCTCGAATTGCCGGGCGGCGAAGTTCGCCTGGATAGCGACGATATTGAGGTTCGCTTGCAGGCTCGCGATGGATGGGCGGCTGCCCAGGGAAATCAGTGCGTGGTCGTGCTGAATACGGAAGTCACCGACGAACTTCGCCGTGAAGGGGTGGCAAAGGACTTGATCCGTACCATCCAAAGTCAACGCAAGGAAATCGCCTGCGAGTACACCGATCGGATTGAGGTCGGTATCGTCACGGACGAAGCCGACGTGACCGCCGCAGTCGAAGAGCACGGCAAACTAATCGCTGGTGAAACACTCGCCGACAAATTGTCGATCGGCGAAATTGAAGGCGTCACGCCAGTCGATACTGAATCGGGCAAGGTCTACGTTCGTGTGGTGAAAGCGTGA
- a CDS encoding ATP-binding protein gives MLAPSSKTPLPVDLFDASASARRKVAVGTIVIAVAVAAITGSVWGTVAAVALTVIGVGYSVQRSLVAHENQVQSTLHRYRQEANHAQDCLARLQQDAEQTTSAMQMMREGVILLSHDGRILLINPSASDLLAVACESKVKGRLLSEIVRIPELAKGIAVAGASDASQELLLEIAVHDLLRPVKVHIAPIASQSETRLLVTLRDETETNQVDKSRREFVANISHELKTPLAAIKGYAETVELAIKDDPTAAMHFMSQIQVQCLRLERLIADMMQLARAQAGRAHLKIQTVELAEVMAESMRSNEPVAEAKHIDLQYEATEVADVLSDREATLTIANNLIGNAIRYTPNGGNVHVSLRDAGRMVAIVVQDDGVGISAGEQKRIFERFYRVQNSRTSRDDGTTAMTEGTGIGLSIVKNLTNALGGEVRLTSHPGKGARFEVLLPKSNSDPSN, from the coding sequence ATGCTTGCTCCGTCATCCAAAACACCGCTGCCGGTCGATCTTTTTGACGCTTCGGCGTCGGCAAGACGCAAGGTGGCGGTCGGGACGATCGTCATCGCGGTAGCCGTTGCCGCAATCACGGGATCAGTCTGGGGCACCGTCGCTGCAGTCGCCTTGACCGTCATCGGCGTCGGTTACTCGGTACAGCGGTCTCTGGTCGCTCACGAAAATCAAGTTCAAAGCACGCTGCATCGCTACCGCCAGGAAGCCAACCATGCCCAAGATTGCTTGGCCAGGCTTCAGCAGGATGCCGAGCAGACGACGTCGGCGATGCAAATGATGCGAGAAGGGGTGATCCTGCTGTCGCATGACGGCCGAATTTTGTTGATCAACCCATCGGCATCCGATTTGTTGGCGGTCGCATGTGAATCCAAGGTCAAAGGTCGGTTGCTTAGCGAAATCGTGCGGATCCCCGAATTGGCAAAAGGAATCGCCGTCGCCGGTGCAAGCGATGCATCGCAAGAGCTGCTGCTAGAGATTGCTGTTCATGACTTGCTTCGCCCGGTCAAGGTTCACATCGCTCCGATCGCTTCGCAATCCGAGACTCGGTTGCTGGTGACCCTGCGAGACGAAACCGAAACGAACCAAGTCGACAAATCGCGGCGTGAATTTGTCGCCAACATTTCTCACGAACTGAAAACGCCCCTGGCCGCAATCAAGGGGTACGCCGAAACGGTCGAGTTGGCGATCAAGGATGACCCGACCGCGGCAATGCACTTCATGAGCCAGATCCAAGTTCAGTGCTTGCGTTTGGAACGGCTGATTGCCGACATGATGCAGCTGGCCCGAGCCCAAGCGGGGCGAGCTCACCTGAAAATCCAAACCGTTGAACTTGCCGAAGTGATGGCTGAGTCGATGCGTTCAAACGAACCCGTCGCCGAAGCGAAACATATTGATTTGCAGTATGAAGCTACCGAAGTGGCGGATGTGCTGAGCGACCGTGAAGCGACTCTGACGATTGCCAACAACCTGATCGGAAACGCGATCCGCTACACCCCCAACGGCGGTAACGTTCACGTCAGCCTCCGTGACGCGGGCCGCATGGTCGCGATCGTGGTCCAGGATGACGGCGTCGGAATCTCGGCGGGCGAACAGAAACGAATTTTTGAACGCTTCTATCGAGTGCAAAATTCCCGCACGTCGCGCGACGATGGCACTACAGCGATGACTGAAGGCACCGGCATCGGGCTTTCGATCGTCAAGAATCTGACCAACGCACTTGGCGGCGAAGTTCGACTGACCAGCCATCCGGGTAAAGGCGCACGCTTCGAAGTGCTGCTGCCCAAGTCGAACAGCGATCCGTCGAATTGA
- a CDS encoding response regulator transcription factor, translated as MSKTKVLIVEDYRPLAETLEYQLQRAGYEVSRAADGREAIKQAKLQLPDVIFLDVDLPILSGVDVCKQLRADPTTKDTLILMLSALGEESDQVVGFAVGADDYVVKPVESYKVLLQRLKALLRRREPAFEESDQVEHHGVMIDRRRFVASIDGTQLKLTKSEFQLLETLIRQPGRAFGRIELVDAALGEDTMVLERTIDVHVRALRKKMGDAADFIETVRGIGYRFRE; from the coding sequence ATGTCGAAAACCAAAGTACTGATCGTCGAAGACTACCGGCCACTAGCCGAGACGTTGGAATACCAACTGCAACGAGCCGGCTACGAGGTTTCGCGAGCAGCCGACGGTCGCGAAGCGATCAAGCAGGCCAAGCTGCAACTGCCCGACGTTATCTTTTTGGATGTCGATCTTCCCATTCTCAGCGGCGTCGATGTTTGCAAGCAACTTCGAGCTGATCCGACGACCAAGGACACGCTGATCTTGATGCTAAGTGCGCTGGGCGAAGAGTCCGATCAAGTCGTCGGGTTTGCCGTCGGTGCCGATGACTATGTCGTCAAACCTGTTGAAAGCTACAAAGTGTTGTTGCAGCGTTTGAAGGCTCTGCTGCGTCGACGTGAACCAGCGTTCGAAGAAAGCGACCAAGTCGAACATCACGGCGTCATGATCGACCGACGACGGTTCGTGGCCAGCATCGACGGAACCCAACTGAAGCTAACCAAGAGCGAGTTTCAGTTACTTGAAACTTTGATTCGCCAGCCTGGACGAGCCTTCGGACGAATCGAGTTGGTCGACGCCGCACTTGGCGAAGACACGATGGTTCTTGAGCGAACGATCGACGTTCACGTCCGCGCCCTTCGCAAGAAGATGGGCGACGCAGCCGATTTCATCGAGACGGTCCGCGGCATCGGCTATCGATTCCGCGAGTAA
- a CDS encoding O-antigen ligase family protein, whose product MEFLIAMFCVASLVWLVPVLQSARLVIIAMLVLGVGTVFGPAFFAINGPIQISLDRVLWGAMFGVAAIGWRTGALDFPKLTRIDWMVVGIVGWFFVRTIGSGVVPDGSSPTARWLFYIAMPAGMYAIARLVEIRQQDVRLLTMGGIGLGLYLAITAVLEVTSHHAFVFPHYIVDGEVWEFFGRGRGPLLNPSGNGFVISVGVAAASIGFVYAPRRAKLVYAAIVGVLLMGVYATLTRSAWMGGIGAVGLVALVYSPRWVRVLGLMGVLLLGGASVMGLKDQLVQMKRDKNLSAADAQKSMALRPLLAVVAYEMFKDKPIVGHGFGRYYCHNAPYHSDRSYELPLEIARPYNQHNVFLSVLVDTGLVGLSLFGGWIVCLIGTGWRLVREPAKKPEARFVGLILLGTMIAYFANGMFQDVLIIPMVHMFLFFLGGIAVTVRQKGVLVEVPGTKMVPVIHPSRSMAIEVGNGVNS is encoded by the coding sequence ATGGAATTCCTGATTGCGATGTTCTGCGTCGCCTCATTGGTTTGGTTGGTTCCAGTCCTGCAGTCGGCACGTCTGGTCATCATCGCCATGCTGGTGCTGGGCGTTGGCACGGTGTTTGGCCCCGCATTTTTCGCCATCAATGGTCCGATCCAAATCAGTTTGGATCGCGTGCTTTGGGGAGCGATGTTTGGTGTGGCGGCGATCGGTTGGCGCACCGGCGCGTTAGATTTCCCTAAGCTGACGCGAATCGACTGGATGGTCGTCGGTATCGTGGGATGGTTTTTCGTGCGTACGATCGGCAGCGGAGTGGTACCGGATGGCAGTTCGCCAACGGCACGTTGGTTGTTCTATATCGCGATGCCAGCCGGTATGTACGCGATCGCACGCTTGGTCGAGATTCGGCAGCAAGACGTTCGATTGTTGACGATGGGCGGAATTGGGCTGGGTCTGTACCTCGCCATCACCGCCGTGCTGGAAGTGACCAGTCATCACGCATTTGTCTTTCCGCATTACATCGTCGACGGCGAGGTTTGGGAGTTCTTTGGTCGCGGTCGCGGGCCACTGTTGAACCCGTCGGGCAACGGCTTTGTGATTAGCGTTGGGGTGGCGGCGGCTAGCATTGGCTTCGTCTATGCACCACGCCGAGCCAAGTTGGTTTATGCGGCGATCGTTGGCGTGTTGTTGATGGGCGTCTATGCGACGCTGACTCGAAGTGCCTGGATGGGCGGGATTGGCGCGGTTGGATTGGTGGCCTTGGTCTACTCGCCACGCTGGGTCCGCGTGCTGGGCTTGATGGGAGTTCTGTTGCTTGGCGGTGCGTCTGTGATGGGGCTTAAAGATCAACTCGTGCAGATGAAACGCGACAAGAACTTGTCGGCTGCGGACGCACAGAAGTCGATGGCCTTGCGACCGTTGCTGGCCGTGGTCGCTTATGAAATGTTCAAAGACAAGCCGATCGTTGGCCACGGATTCGGACGATACTACTGTCACAACGCGCCTTACCACAGCGACCGCAGTTATGAGTTGCCGCTTGAGATAGCGCGGCCGTACAACCAACACAACGTTTTTTTGTCAGTGTTGGTGGACACCGGTCTGGTGGGACTGTCGCTGTTTGGCGGCTGGATCGTTTGCTTGATCGGTACCGGATGGAGACTGGTTCGCGAGCCAGCCAAGAAACCCGAAGCTCGGTTTGTTGGACTGATTCTGTTGGGGACGATGATCGCCTACTTCGCTAACGGCATGTTCCAGGACGTGTTGATCATCCCGATGGTCCACATGTTCCTGTTCTTCCTAGGTGGCATCGCTGTAACGGTGCGACAGAAGGGTGTCTTGGTTGAAGTCCCGGGAACGAAGATGGTTCCCGTGATTCACCCCAGCCGATCGATGGCGATCGAAGTTGGAAACGGCGTTAACAGCTAG
- a CDS encoding acyltransferase family protein, translating into MDKDLSIEAKQTFSVVTLLATILVVGIHYKSDIPDQPSVAVATWNQVAQEFWFGGIARVAVPVFAFAAGLFYFRSDDGTFLSYRTKFASRIRTVVIPFFIVASLAMVFWLLVRRVEGKPIDMTAAEFVRMWLLRPPAEQLWFLRDLMVLVTIAPIIRWCCQRRLCRDVFVGAIMITWVFDAQVFPMVAGWRLLQMETLLFFTLGCVAVSNFHLIEGVGQSSGRLVATGWLLWASLVAARMGVRADFDIWYADDHNLIDLLLHQASILVGVVTLFATAWRLRRPWIIRLSGGSFFVYLVHEFPLRAVAHRISDRLIDHDYSCWILTPIVLIGCYWAVVVLNRFAPRALALLTGGRAPSSQRKRSPISSSSSSSSLPPTQPSAS; encoded by the coding sequence GTGGACAAAGACCTGTCTATCGAAGCTAAGCAGACATTCTCGGTCGTCACTTTGTTGGCGACGATCTTGGTTGTTGGCATCCACTACAAGTCGGACATTCCCGATCAGCCCAGCGTTGCGGTGGCGACTTGGAACCAGGTGGCCCAAGAATTTTGGTTCGGCGGAATCGCACGAGTAGCCGTTCCTGTCTTTGCTTTCGCCGCCGGGCTGTTTTATTTTCGCAGCGACGACGGAACTTTTTTAAGTTATCGAACCAAATTTGCTTCACGAATTCGTACCGTAGTGATTCCGTTCTTCATCGTCGCATCGTTGGCAATGGTGTTTTGGTTGTTGGTTCGCCGCGTCGAAGGTAAGCCGATCGACATGACGGCCGCCGAATTCGTTCGGATGTGGTTGCTGCGACCGCCTGCCGAACAACTGTGGTTCCTGCGTGACTTGATGGTGTTGGTGACAATCGCGCCGATCATTCGCTGGTGTTGTCAGCGTCGCCTTTGCCGAGACGTTTTCGTTGGTGCGATCATGATCACTTGGGTATTCGATGCGCAGGTGTTTCCTATGGTTGCTGGTTGGCGATTGTTGCAAATGGAAACGCTATTGTTCTTTACGCTCGGGTGCGTCGCTGTTTCAAACTTTCACTTGATCGAAGGCGTCGGCCAATCGTCGGGCAGATTGGTCGCGACCGGATGGCTGTTGTGGGCCAGTTTGGTTGCGGCCCGGATGGGTGTTCGAGCCGATTTTGATATTTGGTATGCCGACGATCACAACTTGATTGACCTGCTGCTGCATCAGGCGTCGATTTTGGTTGGCGTCGTGACTTTGTTTGCGACCGCTTGGCGGTTGCGTCGGCCCTGGATCATTCGATTGTCGGGCGGATCATTTTTCGTTTACTTGGTGCATGAGTTCCCGCTGCGAGCAGTCGCCCATCGAATTAGCGATCGTTTGATCGACCACGACTATTCATGCTGGATTTTGACACCGATCGTTTTGATTGGATGCTATTGGGCGGTTGTCGTCCTGAATCGATTTGCACCTCGCGCGTTGGCTCTGCTGACTGGTGGTCGCGCGCCTTCGAGTCAGCGTAAGAGGTCGCCGATTTCTTCTTCTTCTTCTTCTTCTTCACTGCCTCCGACTCAACCGTCGGCTTCGTAA
- the pgi gene encoding glucose-6-phosphate isomerase, whose protein sequence is MTASPTPSLTSSPEWKSLQKHFDAIKNVHLRQMFADDPQRGRTMTVEGSGLYLDYSKNRVTAETISLLIRLAESVDLQDRIEAMFTGEKINLTEGRAVLHTALRAPAGSTVMVDGVNVVPEVHAVLDKMSAFCDRVRSGDWKGHTGKRIRNIVNVGIGGSDLGPVMAYESLRHFTQRDMTFRFVSNVDATDFAEATVDLDPAETLFIIASKTFTTIETMTNADTARTWLIEGMGGDKSAIPKHFVALSTNAEKVSAFGIDTANMFEFWDWVGGRYSMESAIGLSTMLAIGPQAYREMLGGFHEMDVHFRTTSLDKNLPVLMGMLSVWYSNFFECETTAVLPYEQYLKRFPAYLQQLTMESNGKFVTTDGGEVDYETGMIYWGEPGTNGQHSFYQLIHQGTRLIPCDFIAFGKSLNPIGPHQDILIANVLAQSEALAFGKTADEVRAEGTEEWLVPHRTFKGNRPSNTILADAMSPRMLGRLVALYEHNVFVQSVVWNIDAFDQWGVELGKVLAKNIIPELSTSASAELNHDSSTNELIRRYRSMK, encoded by the coding sequence ATGACCGCATCGCCAACCCCAAGTTTGACGTCAAGCCCCGAGTGGAAATCGCTTCAGAAGCACTTCGACGCGATCAAGAACGTTCACTTGCGTCAGATGTTTGCCGACGATCCCCAACGCGGACGCACCATGACCGTCGAAGGATCCGGTCTGTACCTGGATTATTCCAAAAACCGCGTTACCGCCGAAACCATCAGCTTGTTGATCAGGCTAGCGGAATCGGTTGACTTGCAAGACCGCATCGAAGCGATGTTCACTGGCGAAAAGATCAACCTGACTGAAGGTCGCGCAGTCCTACACACCGCACTGCGAGCCCCGGCCGGATCGACCGTCATGGTGGACGGCGTCAACGTGGTTCCGGAAGTCCACGCAGTGCTTGATAAGATGTCGGCGTTCTGCGACCGAGTTCGCAGCGGCGACTGGAAAGGCCACACCGGCAAACGCATCCGTAACATTGTCAATGTTGGCATCGGCGGATCGGATCTAGGACCAGTGATGGCGTACGAGTCGCTACGGCACTTCACCCAGCGCGACATGACCTTCCGTTTCGTCAGCAACGTCGACGCAACCGACTTTGCCGAAGCCACCGTCGATTTGGATCCTGCCGAAACGTTATTCATCATCGCGTCAAAAACGTTCACGACGATCGAAACGATGACCAATGCCGACACCGCGCGAACATGGTTGATCGAAGGAATGGGCGGCGACAAGTCAGCCATTCCGAAGCACTTTGTGGCGTTATCGACCAACGCAGAAAAGGTCTCTGCGTTCGGCATTGATACCGCGAACATGTTCGAGTTCTGGGACTGGGTCGGCGGACGCTATTCGATGGAATCGGCGATCGGACTGTCCACAATGTTGGCGATTGGGCCGCAAGCATATCGCGAAATGCTCGGCGGCTTTCACGAAATGGACGTCCACTTTCGAACCACGTCGCTGGACAAGAACCTGCCGGTTCTGATGGGCATGCTGTCGGTTTGGTATTCGAATTTCTTTGAGTGTGAAACGACTGCGGTGCTGCCTTATGAACAGTACCTGAAACGCTTTCCCGCGTATCTGCAACAGTTGACGATGGAAAGCAACGGCAAGTTCGTCACGACGGACGGCGGCGAAGTCGATTACGAAACCGGCATGATCTACTGGGGCGAACCGGGAACGAACGGGCAACACTCGTTCTATCAATTGATCCACCAAGGCACGCGACTGATTCCTTGTGACTTCATCGCGTTTGGCAAGTCGCTGAACCCAATCGGGCCGCACCAAGACATCCTGATCGCAAACGTGCTGGCGCAAAGCGAAGCACTGGCGTTTGGTAAAACGGCCGATGAAGTACGTGCCGAAGGAACCGAAGAGTGGTTGGTGCCGCACCGAACATTCAAGGGCAACCGTCCGTCGAACACGATCCTGGCCGACGCAATGTCGCCGCGAATGCTCGGCCGCTTGGTTGCTCTGTACGAGCACAACGTGTTCGTGCAAAGCGTCGTCTGGAATATCGACGCGTTTGACCAGTGGGGCGTCGAACTTGGCAAGGTTTTGGCCAAAAACATCATTCCAGAACTCAGCACATCGGCATCCGCCGAACTGAACCACGATTCATCGACGAACGAACTGATTCGGCGATACCGTTCGATGAAGTAA